A part of Candidatus Moraniibacteriota bacterium genomic DNA contains:
- a CDS encoding methylated-DNA--[protein]-cysteine S-methyltransferase, whose product MTVFTGLSESGKSSLAFDTIFANRVRAVVSQIPKGKTMTYKEVAERAGSPRAFRAVGNILNKNFDPNIPCHRVVRSDGTTGGYNRGAKRKREILQEEGVLDD is encoded by the coding sequence ATGACGGTGTTTACGGGGCTTTCCGAGAGTGGGAAGTCTTCTTTGGCGTTCGATACGATATTTGCCAATCGCGTGCGTGCGGTTGTGTCACAGATTCCAAAAGGGAAGACGATGACGTACAAAGAAGTGGCGGAGCGAGCGGGGAGTCCGCGCGCGTTTCGCGCGGTCGGCAACATTCTCAACAAGAACTTCGACCCGAATATTCCGTGCCACCGCGTCGTCCGAAGCGACGGCACGACTGGTGGCTACAATCGCGGCGCAAAGAGGAAACGAGAGATTTTGCAGGAGGAAGGAGTTTTGGATGATTGA
- the uvrA gene encoding excinuclease ABC subunit UvrA, protein MPKKAKVDDHVPQNWIVVKGARTHNLKNITVSIPRGKMTAFTGLSGSGKSSLAFDTIFAEGQRRYVESLSAYARQFLNQMQKPDVDEIEGLSPAISIDQKSRSSNPRSTVATITEIYDYLRVLYARIGRPHCLTCGREISKLSTDEMIGFISEQASKAKAKESLRILAPIVRGRKGEYYQLLYDYLGKGFSEARIDGEMKSLRERVVLSKHKAHDIDMLVDTIPVSELSSKMWSDDAGMRLREAVERSLEESEGLVKIVIGEEEKLLSSKYSCPYDGFSYPEVEPRLFSFNSPYGACPECNGLGTKHFFGSEPCPLCEGSRLREEALQVKVCGRNIVEFSGMVIGEAKAFLDTAALDDRERAIASVVLKEIGNRLTFLLDVGLDYLSLDRRANTLSGGESQRIRLASQLGSQLVGALYVLDEPTIGLHPRDNDRLIKTLIELRNLGNTIIVVEHDEDTIFASDYIVDIGPKAGVHGGEVIVSGFLEELLTAKKNESKSLTLSYLRGESVIPIPERRRMKEKGSIKIRGGKVFNIVNMDAEIPLGRIVAITGVSGSGKSSFLYEILHKNLRARLDRRYRSPKTVNCVSFTGTEYLARAVLIDQSPIGRTPRSNPATYTGMWTHIRDMFAMTSEARVRGWRSGRFSFNVKGGRCETCEGNGQIAVEMHFLPTVYVPCDVCGGKRFTKETLEVTYKHKNIYEILKMTVEEAHPFFKDIPAIADRLQTLLDVGLGYLELGQSATTLSGGEAQRIKIASELYRPNLQRTMYLLDEPTVGLHYEDVRKLIEILDRLVEKGNTVVTIEHNMDILKSADYILDIGPEGGAGGGRLVAKGTPEQVANNPKSHTGVYLKRVLKD, encoded by the coding sequence ATGCCGAAAAAGGCGAAAGTCGATGATCACGTGCCTCAGAATTGGATTGTGGTGAAGGGGGCGCGGACGCACAATTTGAAGAATATCACCGTGTCGATTCCTCGGGGGAAGATGACGGCGTTTACCGGACTCTCGGGGTCGGGGAAGTCTTCGCTTGCATTTGATACCATATTCGCCGAGGGACAGCGGCGGTATGTCGAGTCGCTTTCGGCGTATGCGCGGCAATTTTTGAATCAAATGCAGAAGCCGGATGTGGATGAAATAGAAGGGCTTTCGCCGGCGATTTCTATCGATCAGAAATCGCGCTCGTCCAATCCACGTTCGACAGTCGCGACGATTACCGAAATATACGATTACCTCCGCGTGCTCTATGCGCGTATTGGGCGACCGCATTGTCTCACATGCGGGCGGGAGATTTCCAAACTTTCGACAGATGAGATGATTGGTTTTATTTCGGAGCAGGCATCGAAAGCAAAAGCAAAAGAGTCGCTTCGAATTTTAGCGCCGATTGTGCGCGGACGAAAGGGTGAATACTATCAATTGCTCTATGACTATCTCGGAAAGGGATTTTCCGAGGCGCGCATTGATGGTGAGATGAAGAGCCTGCGTGAACGCGTCGTACTCTCAAAACACAAAGCGCATGATATCGATATGCTGGTCGACACGATACCGGTATCGGAACTCTCAAGTAAAATGTGGAGCGATGATGCCGGAATGCGTTTGCGAGAGGCAGTGGAGAGATCGCTCGAGGAATCAGAGGGGCTTGTCAAAATCGTGATTGGTGAAGAAGAGAAATTGCTTTCGTCGAAATACTCGTGTCCGTATGATGGTTTTTCCTATCCGGAAGTCGAGCCGAGATTGTTCTCGTTTAACTCGCCCTATGGTGCGTGTCCGGAATGTAATGGTCTTGGCACGAAGCACTTCTTCGGAAGTGAACCGTGTCCTCTGTGTGAAGGGAGTCGCTTGCGCGAGGAGGCACTTCAGGTAAAGGTGTGTGGCAGAAACATCGTGGAGTTCTCCGGCATGGTAATTGGCGAAGCGAAGGCGTTCCTCGATACGGCGGCGCTCGATGATCGAGAGCGCGCTATCGCTTCAGTTGTTCTCAAGGAAATCGGCAATCGCCTGACATTTCTCCTCGATGTGGGACTTGATTATCTCTCGCTTGACCGTCGTGCCAATACGCTCTCGGGCGGGGAGTCGCAACGCATTCGTCTTGCTTCACAACTGGGCAGTCAATTGGTGGGCGCACTCTATGTCTTGGATGAACCGACCATCGGGCTTCATCCGCGGGACAATGACCGTCTTATCAAGACACTTATCGAGCTTCGCAACCTCGGCAATACGATTATCGTTGTCGAACATGATGAAGATACAATTTTTGCATCCGACTATATCGTGGATATTGGACCGAAAGCAGGTGTGCACGGTGGAGAAGTAATCGTATCCGGATTTCTCGAAGAGCTTCTCACTGCAAAGAAAAACGAATCGAAATCGCTCACGCTCTCCTATTTACGCGGTGAATCCGTGATACCGATTCCGGAACGGCGACGAATGAAGGAGAAAGGCTCGATAAAAATCCGCGGAGGGAAGGTGTTTAATATTGTGAATATGGATGCGGAGATTCCGCTCGGTCGCATCGTTGCGATCACGGGCGTGTCGGGTTCGGGCAAATCGTCATTTCTCTATGAAATTTTGCACAAGAATCTCCGAGCGCGACTTGATCGTCGATATCGGAGTCCAAAGACAGTGAACTGCGTCTCGTTTACAGGGACAGAATATCTCGCGCGTGCTGTATTGATCGACCAGTCGCCAATCGGACGGACGCCTCGCTCGAATCCCGCAACCTATACCGGTATGTGGACGCATATTCGCGACATGTTTGCGATGACATCCGAGGCGCGCGTGCGGGGCTGGCGCTCGGGGCGATTCTCATTCAATGTGAAGGGCGGACGCTGTGAGACCTGTGAGGGAAATGGACAGATTGCCGTCGAGATGCACTTCTTGCCGACGGTGTATGTGCCGTGCGATGTGTGCGGAGGAAAGCGATTTACCAAAGAGACACTCGAAGTCACCTACAAACACAAGAATATTTACGAAATCCTCAAGATGACTGTCGAGGAAGCACATCCATTTTTCAAAGACATTCCTGCGATTGCCGATCGGTTGCAGACGCTCCTTGATGTGGGGCTTGGCTATCTCGAACTCGGTCAGTCGGCGACGACGCTCTCGGGCGGTGAAGCTCAGCGTATCAAAATTGCGAGCGAACTCTATCGCCCCAATCTCCAACGAACAATGTACCTCCTCGATGAGCCGACCGTCGGACTCCATTATGAAGATGTTCGAAAGCTCATCGAAATCCTCGATCGCCTCGTTGAAAAGGGAAATACTGTTGTCACTATCGAGCACAATATGGATATTTTGAAGAGCGCCGACTATATCCTCGACATCGGTCCCGAAGGCGGCGCGGGAGGTGGTCGCCTTGTCGCCAAAGGAACGCCCGAACAAGTTGCCAACAACCCAAAGTCGCATACGGGAGTGTATTTGAAACGAGTGTTGAAGGATTGA
- a CDS encoding YvcK family protein, whose translation MQTKRIVTIGGGTGSFTLLQGLKRHPFRLSAVVSMADDGGSTGVLRDELGVLPPGDVRQCLVALSQSSEKMRELMNYRFDNGGLKGHSFGNLLLSALEKMEGSFSEGVRRAMEILKVCGEVIPVTNEDAHLEMRLSDGTMLCGENEINHAETLQEVGIEKFSFAKSVRASALAVKRIGEADAIVIGPGNFYCSLLPNVLIRTCARAIRDSSARVIFVANLTNKRGHTSGWSVDDFVRELEKYIGRGRVDFVVWNVRKPNKELVRKYEEQEGEGMLVTFDQDAILNRTYRVLRADVVSDRASVVREGDVIAATRAFIRHDSDRLAQAIAFLVTLDSKKRVIHDIV comes from the coding sequence ATGCAGACCAAACGAATTGTCACAATTGGTGGAGGGACGGGGAGTTTTACTTTGTTGCAGGGACTGAAGCGGCATCCATTTCGGTTGTCGGCGGTGGTTTCCATGGCGGATGATGGCGGGTCGACAGGGGTGCTTCGCGATGAGCTTGGGGTGCTTCCGCCGGGCGATGTGCGGCAGTGCTTGGTGGCGCTTTCACAGTCATCGGAAAAGATGCGAGAGCTCATGAACTACCGCTTCGATAATGGCGGACTCAAAGGGCATAGCTTTGGCAATTTGTTGTTGTCGGCGCTTGAGAAAATGGAAGGGAGTTTCTCCGAAGGGGTTCGCCGCGCGATGGAAATACTCAAGGTGTGCGGAGAGGTAATACCGGTCACAAATGAGGATGCACATCTCGAGATGCGACTCTCTGATGGGACGATGCTTTGCGGGGAAAACGAAATCAATCATGCGGAGACGCTTCAGGAAGTCGGTATTGAGAAATTCTCCTTTGCGAAATCGGTGCGAGCGAGCGCGCTTGCCGTGAAGCGAATTGGCGAAGCGGATGCTATTGTCATTGGGCCGGGAAATTTCTACTGTAGTCTGTTGCCAAATGTTCTTATTCGCACCTGTGCGCGAGCGATACGCGATTCGTCTGCTCGCGTTATCTTTGTCGCCAACCTGACCAATAAGCGTGGGCATACGAGTGGGTGGAGTGTTGATGATTTCGTTCGGGAACTGGAGAAATATATTGGTCGCGGTCGAGTGGACTTTGTGGTGTGGAATGTGAGGAAGCCAAACAAAGAACTGGTACGGAAATATGAGGAACAAGAAGGAGAGGGAATGCTCGTCACTTTTGATCAAGACGCGATTCTCAATCGGACATATCGCGTCCTTCGTGCCGATGTTGTTTCGGATCGTGCATCGGTTGTGCGGGAAGGCGATGTGATTGCAGCAACCCGGGCATTTATCCGGCATGACTCGGATCGTTTGGCGCAGGCAATCGCTTTTCTTGTCACTCTCGATTCAAAGAAACGCGTGATACACGATATTGTATGA
- a CDS encoding GIY-YIG nuclease family protein, with protein sequence MKLETFDTKYRERLPDVPGVYFFLGTKGKVLYIGKATSLASRVRSYFTQDIILTRGPKIVRMLELAADIKWQETDSALEALLLEANLIQKHSPAYNTDAKDDKSWNFVVITKEKFPRVLVERGKKLENGEQREKNKESGRGKRGRRLTTKSKPVSYRAMFGPFPSGGALKEAVKIVRRIFPFRDICTPLENQERKNLAKPCFNAQIGLCPGVCIGAVSAREYGKTIRNIKLFFEGKKTTIVRNLEREMKSEARGLRFERAGEIKKTLFALAHIQDVALLKRNLFEGDSRKADGIHVGSGTRIEAYDVAHLGGENTVGVMTVALDGEAQKEAYRKFILHGDARGNDLAALEELLRRRLKHTEWIMPKLIVVDGSNLQRHVAEAVLRDFSLDISVVSVLKDEHHQPKGILGPKNERDTYKDAILLANSESHRFAISFHRKRRRKAFLSL encoded by the coding sequence ATGAAACTCGAAACATTTGACACGAAATATCGAGAAAGACTTCCGGATGTGCCGGGAGTGTACTTTTTCCTTGGTACGAAGGGGAAAGTTTTGTATATCGGCAAGGCGACATCGCTTGCGAGTCGAGTAAGAAGTTACTTCACGCAAGACATTATACTGACGCGCGGACCGAAAATTGTGCGGATGTTGGAATTGGCGGCGGACATCAAGTGGCAGGAGACGGACTCGGCGCTTGAGGCGTTGCTTCTTGAGGCGAATCTCATTCAGAAGCATAGCCCGGCATACAATACTGATGCAAAAGATGATAAGAGTTGGAACTTCGTGGTGATTACGAAGGAGAAATTTCCGCGCGTCTTGGTGGAGCGGGGGAAGAAATTGGAAAATGGAGAACAAAGAGAGAAGAACAAGGAATCGGGTAGAGGAAAGAGAGGTAGACGATTGACGACGAAAAGCAAACCGGTTTCCTATCGGGCGATGTTTGGACCGTTCCCATCTGGAGGAGCGCTCAAAGAAGCAGTGAAGATTGTTCGAAGAATTTTTCCGTTTCGAGATATCTGTACACCGCTTGAAAATCAAGAGAGAAAGAATCTCGCGAAGCCATGCTTTAATGCGCAGATAGGATTGTGTCCCGGCGTGTGCATTGGCGCGGTGTCGGCGCGTGAGTATGGGAAGACGATACGAAATATCAAACTTTTTTTTGAGGGGAAGAAAACAACGATAGTGCGAAATTTGGAACGCGAGATGAAATCCGAGGCAAGAGGGTTGCGTTTTGAGCGAGCAGGGGAGATAAAGAAAACACTCTTTGCTCTTGCACATATTCAGGATGTGGCGCTGCTCAAGAGGAATTTATTTGAGGGCGATTCTCGAAAGGCCGATGGAATACATGTGGGTAGTGGGACGCGCATTGAGGCATATGATGTAGCACATTTGGGTGGCGAGAATACGGTTGGAGTAATGACGGTTGCTCTTGATGGAGAAGCACAGAAAGAAGCCTATCGGAAATTTATTCTCCATGGTGATGCGCGAGGGAATGATCTCGCGGCACTTGAAGAGTTATTGCGTCGGCGTTTGAAACATACTGAATGGATAATGCCGAAACTCATCGTCGTTGATGGATCGAATCTCCAACGCCATGTCGCTGAGGCGGTGTTGCGAGATTTTTCGCTCGATATTTCCGTTGTCTCAGTCTTGAAAGACGAACATCATCAACCAAAAGGAATACTTGGACCAAAGAATGAGAGGGATACATACAAAGACGCCATACTGCTTGCCAATAGCGAGTCGCATCGCTTTGCTATATCATTTCATCGGAAGCGGAGAAGGAAAGCTTTTTTGTCTCTTTGA
- a CDS encoding response regulator — MKRILIIEDEKPLARALELKLAHVGFETKSAVNGEEGLAILQEESFDLVLTDLVMPKVDGFSVLTTLREWNNATPVIVLTNLSQFEDESRARALGAAGFFVKSDISVAEIVEHIKHVFDTSSNAT, encoded by the coding sequence ATGAAGAGAATTTTGATTATAGAGGATGAGAAACCATTGGCTCGAGCGTTGGAATTAAAGTTGGCGCATGTAGGATTTGAAACAAAAAGTGCTGTCAATGGAGAGGAAGGCTTGGCAATTTTGCAAGAGGAATCATTTGACCTTGTTCTGACCGACCTTGTTATGCCGAAAGTTGATGGATTTTCTGTATTGACCACTTTGCGGGAGTGGAATAATGCGACGCCAGTTATTGTGTTGACAAATCTGAGTCAGTTTGAGGATGAATCACGTGCTCGAGCACTTGGAGCGGCAGGATTTTTCGTGAAATCAGATATATCGGTTGCTGAAATTGTTGAGCAT